The proteins below come from a single Miscanthus floridulus cultivar M001 chromosome 1, ASM1932011v1, whole genome shotgun sequence genomic window:
- the LOC136489376 gene encoding pentatricopeptide repeat-containing protein At2g22410, mitochondrial, with product MPPPSRLLALLRAVAVDPPPFRVLLKLHAHLLVSGLLSSRSTSPFSERLVAAFALSDPASPRPLLHALAILASLPSPPDSASPYNAAFRALSLCPHPHLVDRHCLPLYRALLRSGSARPDHLTFPFLLKVCACLQYRSYGAAVLGHVQKLGFSADVFVVNAALHFWSVCGSMVLARRLFDESPARDVVSWNTLIGGYVRSGLSREALELFWRLAEDDKAVRPDEVTMIGAVSGCAQMGDLELGKRLHEFVDSEGLRCTVRLMNAVMDMYVKCGSLELAKSVFERIDNRTVVSWTTMIVGHARLGLMEDARMLFDEMPERDVFPWNALMAGYVQNKQGREAIALFHEMQESKVDPNEITMVNLLSACSQLGALEMGMWVHHYIDRHQLYLSVALGTSLVDMYAKCGNIKKAICVFREIPDKNALTWTAMICGLANHGHADEAIEYFQRMIDLGLQPDEITFIGVLSACCHAGLVKEGRQFFSLMHEKYHLERKMKHYSCMIDLLGRAGHLDEAEQLVNTMPMDPDAVVWGALFFACRMHGNITLGEKAAMKLVELDPSDSGIYVLLANMYAEANMRKKADKVRVMMRHLGVEKVPGCSCIELNGVVHEFILKDKSHVDTNAIYDCLHGITLQMRHTANLIDISETGIMSHL from the coding sequence ATGCCTCCGCCTTCCCGCTTGCTGGCCCTCCtccgcgccgtcgccgtcgaccCGCCGCCGTTCCGCGTCCTTCTGAAACTCCACGCGCACCTCCTCGTCTCCGGCCTCCTCTCCTCCCGCTCCACCTCTCCCTTCAGCGAACGCCTCGTCGCCGCCTTTGCCCTCTCCGACCCCGCCTCCCCGCGCCCGCTTCTCCACGCGCTTGCCATTCTCGCTTCCCTCCCGTCCCCGCCGGACTCTGCATCCCCCTACAATGCCGCCTTCCGCGCGCTCTCCCTCTGCCCGCATCCGCACCTCGTGGACCGCCACTGCCTCCCGCTctaccgcgccctcctccgctccGGTTCCGCGCGCCCCGATCACCTCACCTTCCCATTCCTGCTCAAGGTCTGCGCGTGCCTGCAGTACAGGTCGTACGGTGCCGCGGTTCTTGGACATGTGCAGAAACTGGGGTTCAGCGCTGACGTCTTCGTGGTGAACGCCGCGTTGCATTTCTGGTCTGTTTGTGGGTCCATGGTTCTTGCCCGCAGGTTGTTCGATGAAAGTCCCGCAAGGGACGTGGTCTCCTGGAACACACTGATTGGTGGGTACGTGAGGAGTGGCCTCTCGCGGGAGGCGCTAGAGTTGTTTTGGAGGTTGGCGGAAGATGACAAGGCAGTGAGGCCTGACGAGGTCACGATGATCGGGGCAGTGTCGGGATGTGCACAGATGGGGGACTTGGAGCTCGGGAAGAGGCTGCATGAGTTTGTGGACAGTGAAGGGTTGAGGTGCACGGTGAGGCTGATGAACGCGGTGATGGATATGTATGTCAAGTGTGGTAGTTTAGAGTTAGCAAAGTCGGTGTTTGAAAGGATCGACAACAGAACTGTTGTTTCTTGGACAACCATGATCGTGGGGCATGCGAGGCTGGGATTGATGGAGGATGCACGTATGCTGTTCGATGAGATGCCTGAAAGGGATGTATTCCCATGGAATGCTCTGATGGCTGGTTATGTTCAGAATAAGCAGGGCAGGGAGGCTATCGCGCTGTTTCATGAGATGCAGGAATCAAAGGTGGATCCTAATGAGATCACCATGGTTAATCTCCTATCTGCTTGCTCGCAGCTTGGAGCATTAGAAATGGGGATGTGGGTCCACCATTACATTGACAGACATCAGCTTTATCTTAGTGTTGCACTTGGCACATCTCTAGTTGACATGTACGCAAAGTGTGGCAACATCAAGAAGGCGATCTGTGTTTTCAGAGAAATCCCAGATAAAAATGCACTCACATGGACAGCAATGATATGTGGTCTTGCAAATCATGGACATGCTGATGAGGCCATAGAATACTTCCAAAGAATGATAGATCTTGGATTGCAGCCAGATGAGATAACATTTATAGGGGTTCTGTCAGCTTGTTGCCATGCTGGTTTGGTTAAAGAAGGTCGTCAATTTTTCTCCCTAATGCATGAGAAATACCACCTTGAGAGGAAAATGAAACATTATTCATGTATGATAGACTTGCTAGGCAGAGCAGGGCATTTAGATGAAGCAGAACAACTTGTAAACACCATGCCTATGGATCCTGATGCAGTAGTTTGGGGTGCTCTTTTCTTTGCTTGTAGGATGCATGGTAATATCACACTTGGTGAGAAGGCAGCAATGAAACTGGTAGAACTTGACCCAAGTGATAGTGGAATCTACGTGCTATTGGCTAACATGTATGCAGAGGCAAATATGAGGAAGAAGGCTGACAAAGTGAGGGTTATGATGAGGCACTTGGGAGTGGAGAAGGTTCCTGGATGTAGTTGCATTGAGCTAAACGGTGTGGTTCATGAATTTATCCTGAAAGATAAGTCCCATGTGGACACTAATGCAATTTATGACTGCTTACATGGGATTACATTACAAATGAGGCATACTGCAAACCTGATTGACATTTCAGAAACTGGCATCATGTCGCATCTTTAG